Below is a window of Pontibacillus halophilus JSM 076056 = DSM 19796 DNA.
AGAGTCGTGTTCGACCGAAATGATTACGTAGCAAATCTTAAGGAAGAACTTCGTGTCTTTCCAGCAGATAAACGCGACTTGAAGAAAGCAATCGAATTTGCGAAACTCATCCGCACTCATCGCGAATGCCGTGACTTATACGACTCTGGGCACTATTTGGATGCCTATACAAATATGATGCACTCTTTGCAGTACTTAGCGCGTCTCGCTGTAATCGAGAAAGGCTTCCATCCTGAAGTGGTCGTCTGGAATCAAGTAAAGCGAATTGACCCTGAAGTATATAAATTGTTCCAAGAACTTACCCAAAGCGATGAGACCTTGGACAAACGGGTACAGCTCATGCTACTTGCTACTGAGATGGCTATTAATAAACGTACTCATACGTGTGCGAAACATTTAGTTGATATTATGAAGGATAAAGCAGGGCCATGGTCGTATGGAGAATTAATGGTACATCCAGAAGTTCAACCCTTCGCACTTGATTTAGGAGCATTCCTTGATTATTTAGTTGATAAGGAAGT
It encodes the following:
- a CDS encoding nucleotidyltransferase-like protein, producing the protein MEDLLRPIYQERASQPDTLGVLIIETDKEIDPTTDNFDVILLIIVRNGEQPWFVKHYEFNGKNAALHVVDEKQLNYWIDTSSYRRAVEWVVEGRVVFDRNDYVANLKEELRVFPADKRDLKKAIEFAKLIRTHRECRDLYDSGHYLDAYTNMMHSLQYLARLAVIEKGFHPEVVVWNQVKRIDPEVYKLFQELTQSDETLDKRVQLMLLATEMAINKRTHTCAKHLVDIMKDKAGPWSYGELMVHPEVQPFALDLGAFLDYLVDKEVIAVAQVETKGKGIFHRQYQVK